A single region of the Amphiprion ocellaris isolate individual 3 ecotype Okinawa chromosome 4, ASM2253959v1, whole genome shotgun sequence genome encodes:
- the traf5 gene encoding TNF receptor-associated factor 5 codes for MTSGRFHCLRLMATRDTNVRRSRESSLQSEESMRALEELRLLSEEPRMKSTGPMVSWESELASVQHSLKFVLKLKEEFICPICRGVVLNPQQNSCGHIYCFHCLQELLESSSPSSPVCPVDRAVITPAEVFQDNCCKREISSLEVYCTNSPACTSVLTLNHLQEHLRSCQYEQLQCTNPGCRMVLQRRYLHEHLTNTCPHRSEPCPRCRQLLQFSLIQDHMQSSCPEVEVDCPNGCSQKIPRHKLTEHRDSCPEVHTDCSYKKFGCSVQGTRGNVRLHEDTAVNHHMLLVLRSNAHLEQQVEVLQEEALLRQREVHSDSLLIAGLQNGIRPLLQQSNSHEHSISTAQRTLSRQEDILSSIQLEIQQVSRGLGPSLKELEQLRKSLDAVMEEVLAAEALKEHLGTLEEKLKHHSGIFDLHATQFSLNKEHLQELEVMSYDGKLIWKIEDFRKRREDEARGQAPCLSSVPFHTGRCGYKMAMKTYLNGDGEGRGTHLSLYVVLMPGDFDALLPWPFRQTVSLSVLDQSGAGNHRSLSFRPDLTTKGFQQPAAESVSNIAVGFPCFIPLNILETSQNHVYIKDDTLFVKVKVDMAGLDQL; via the exons ATGACTTCAGGGAGGTTTCACTGTCTGAG ACTGATGGCGACACGAGATACAAATGTGAGAAGATCTCGAGAGTCCAGTTTGCAGTCTGAGGAGTCCATGAGGGCATTGGAGGAGTTGAGGCTGCTGTCAGAGGAGCCCAGGATGAAGTCAACGGGCCCCATGGTTTCCTGGGAGTCAGAGCTGGCCTCCGTCCAGCACTCTTTAAAGTTTGTGTTGAAGCTGAAGGAGGAGTTTATTTGTCCCATCTGCAGAGGAGTCGTGCTCAACCCCCAACAGAACTCCTGTGGACACATCTACTGTTTCCACTGCCTCCAAGAGCTGCT ggaAAGTTCATCACCTTCCAGCCCAGTTTGCCCAGTGGACAGAGCAGTGATCACACCAGCTGAG GTGTTCCAGGACAACTGCTGCAAGCGAGAAATCTCCAGTTTAGAAGTGTACTGCACTAACTCTCCAGCATGCACCTCTGTCCTCACATTAAACCATCTGCAG GAGCACCTGAGGTCGTGTCAGTATGAGCAGCTGCAGTGCACCAACCCAGGCTGCAGGATGGTGCTACAGAGGAGGTACCTGCACGAACACCTGACCAACACCTGTCCTCACCGCAGCGAGCCCTGCCCACGCTGCAGACAGCTGCTCCAGTTCAGTCTCATCCAG GATCACATGCAGAGCTCATGTccagaggtggaggtggactgtcCCAACGGCTGCTCCCAGAAGATCCCTAGACACAAG cTAACGGAGCACAGAGACTCGTGTCCTGAGGTTCACACTGACTGCTCCTATAAGAAGTTTGGTTGCTCTGTGCAG GGTACCAGAGGGAACGTAAGGTTGCATGAAGACACTGCTGTTAATCATCACATGCTGTTGGTCCTGAGGAGCAATGCACATCTGGAGCAGCAG GTGGAGGTTCTCCAGGAGGAGGCGCTGCTGAGACAGCGAGAAGTTCACTCAGACAGTTTGCTGATCGCTGGTCTGCAGAATGGAATCAGGCCACTGCTGCAGCAGAGCAACAGCCATGAACACAGCATCTCTACAGCTCAG AGGACTCTGAGCAGGCAGGAGGATATCCTGTCCTCCATCCAGCTGGAGATCCAGCAGGTTTCTCGAGGACTGGGTCCCAGTCTGAAGGAGCTGGAGCAGCTCAGGAAGTCTCTGGATGCTGTGATGGAGGAAGTGTTGGCAGCCGAGGCCCTCAAAGAGCACCTGG GAACTttggaggagaagctgaagCATCACTCGGGTATCTTCGATCTTCATGCTACTCAGTTTAGTCTCAATAAGGAGCACCTGCAGGAGCTGGAGGTGATGTCCTATGACGGCAAACTGATCTGGAAGATTGAGGACTTCAGGAAAAGGAGGGAGGATGAGGCCAGAGGTCAGGCACCATGCCTGAGCAGCGTGCCGTTCCACACCGGACGCTGCGGCTACAAAATGGCCATGAAGACCTATCTGAACGGGGACGGGGAGGGAAGGGGGACTCACCTGTCCCTTTATGTGGTCCTGATGCCTGGAGACTTCGATGCTCTGCTGCCGTGGCCCTTCAGACAGACCgtgtctctgtctgttctgGACCAAAGCGGCGCCGGAAACCACCGGAGTCTCAGCTTCAGACCCGACCTGACAACCAAAGGCTTCCAACAACCTGCTGCAGAGTCTGTGAGCAACATTGCTGTTGGATTTCCATGTTTTATTCCCCTCAACATTCTCGAAACTTCCCAAAACCATGTGTACATTAAAGATGACACactgtttgtcaaagtgaagGTGGATATGGCGGGATTAGACCAGCTGTAA